A genomic stretch from Flavobacterium humidisoli includes:
- the hemB gene encoding porphobilinogen synthase — MFPLQRGRRLRVNESIRSLVRETSLSPSDFMFPMFIAEGENVKVEIPSMPGIFRRSIDLTVEEVKELYDLGIRAVNIYVKVSENLKDNTGKEAWNSNGLMQQAIRAIKAACPEMIVMPDVALDPYSIYGHDGIIKNGDVENDSTVEALVKMAVSHAEAGADFVAPSDMMDGRVLRLREGLDAAGFQNVGIMSYSAKYASAFYGPFRDALDSAPREADVVVPKDKKTYQMDYANRIEAIKEALSDVEEGADMVMVKPGIAYLDIVREIKNTVHVPVTVYQVSGEYAMIKAASERGWLDHDKIMMEQLMCIKRSGANLISTYFAKEAAILLKK, encoded by the coding sequence ATGTTCCCATTACAAAGAGGCAGAAGATTAAGAGTAAATGAATCCATTCGTTCTTTAGTACGCGAAACCAGTTTAAGTCCATCGGATTTTATGTTTCCCATGTTTATTGCTGAAGGAGAAAATGTAAAAGTCGAAATTCCGTCAATGCCGGGAATTTTCAGAAGATCTATAGATTTAACGGTTGAAGAAGTAAAAGAACTTTATGATTTAGGAATTCGCGCTGTAAATATTTATGTAAAAGTAAGCGAAAACCTAAAAGACAATACTGGAAAAGAAGCTTGGAATTCTAACGGATTAATGCAACAAGCTATTCGTGCTATAAAAGCTGCTTGCCCAGAAATGATCGTTATGCCAGACGTTGCATTAGACCCCTATTCTATTTACGGTCATGACGGAATTATAAAAAATGGCGATGTAGAAAACGACAGCACAGTTGAGGCTTTAGTAAAAATGGCCGTTTCTCACGCTGAAGCTGGTGCCGATTTTGTTGCGCCAAGTGATATGATGGACGGACGCGTTTTACGCCTTCGCGAAGGTTTGGATGCTGCCGGATTTCAGAATGTTGGCATCATGAGTTATTCTGCTAAATATGCTTCGGCTTTTTACGGGCCTTTTAGAGATGCTTTAGATTCGGCTCCAAGAGAAGCTGATGTCGTTGTTCCAAAAGACAAAAAAACATACCAAATGGATTACGCTAATCGTATCGAAGCAATTAAAGAGGCTTTGTCAGACGTAGAAGAAGGTGCAGACATGGTTATGGTAAAACCAGGAATTGCTTATTTGGATATTGTTCGCGAAATAAAAAATACAGTACATGTTCCTGTAACCGTTTATCAGGTTTCTGGAGAATATGCCATGATTAAAGCAGCATCTGAAAGAGGCTGGCTTGACCACGACAAAATTATGATGGAACAATTAATGTGCATCAAACGTTCGGGTGCCAATCTTATTTCTACTTATTTTGCTAAAGAAGCAGCAATACTTTTAAAAAAATAA
- a CDS encoding acyl-ACP desaturase: MSIKNIRLEVMQFLEKNVDSFVEQYLIPVEKIWQPSDFLPNSEGENFFEEVKELREIAKELPYDFWVTLVGDTITEEALPTYESWLMDVEGVNQVENGGNGWSKWIRQWTGEENRHGDLLNKYLYLSGRVNMREIEMTTQHLINDGFDIGTGSDPYKNFVYTSFQELATYVSHNRVAQMAKKFGDNKLSKMCKMIAGDEMRHHHAYSEFVTRIFQVDPSEMMLAFQYMMKQKIVMPAHFLRESGQKISTAFEQFSDSAQRIGVYTANDYVEIMQKLINKWEIDKISNLTDEAEKARDYLMKLPSRMAKISERIVIPQESHIFKWVEPARL, translated from the coding sequence ATGTCTATAAAAAACATTAGATTAGAAGTAATGCAGTTTTTGGAAAAAAACGTGGATAGCTTCGTTGAACAGTATTTAATTCCAGTGGAAAAAATCTGGCAGCCATCTGATTTCTTGCCTAATTCTGAAGGAGAAAATTTCTTTGAAGAGGTAAAAGAATTACGTGAGATTGCAAAAGAACTTCCATACGATTTCTGGGTTACGCTTGTTGGTGATACAATCACTGAGGAAGCATTGCCTACATATGAGTCATGGTTAATGGATGTAGAAGGGGTAAACCAAGTAGAAAATGGTGGAAACGGTTGGTCGAAATGGATTCGTCAATGGACTGGAGAAGAAAACCGCCACGGAGATCTTTTAAATAAATACTTGTATTTGTCTGGTCGTGTGAACATGCGTGAAATCGAAATGACTACGCAACACTTGATCAACGACGGTTTTGATATTGGAACTGGAAGTGACCCATACAAAAATTTTGTATACACCAGTTTTCAGGAATTAGCAACTTATGTTTCGCACAATAGAGTAGCGCAAATGGCTAAGAAATTTGGCGATAACAAGTTGTCTAAAATGTGCAAAATGATTGCAGGAGACGAAATGCGTCATCACCATGCCTATAGCGAGTTTGTTACTAGAATTTTCCAAGTAGATCCAAGCGAAATGATGCTTGCTTTTCAATACATGATGAAGCAGAAAATTGTTATGCCTGCTCACTTCTTGAGAGAATCTGGTCAAAAGATAAGCACTGCTTTTGAACAGTTTTCAGATTCTGCACAACGTATAGGGGTTTATACAGCAAACGATTATGTTGAAATCATGCAGAAATTAATCAACAAATGGGAAATTGATAAGATTTCTAATTTGACAGATGAAGCAGAAAAAGCGCGTGACTACTTAATGAAATTACCATCTCGTATGGCTAAAATTTCTGAAAGAATTGTGATCCCGCAAGAATCTCACATCTTTAAATGGGTGGAACCTGCGAGACTTTAA
- a CDS encoding HD domain-containing protein: MSDSQLIIKTIAFVKEKLNDAEGGHDWFHIERVFKNAILIAKETECDLTIVQLGALLHDIADSKFHNGDETIGPKTARVFLENENVSEDIITHVVNIIENISYKGGNFERKFSSVELDIVQDADRLDAIGAIGVARAFNYGGFKNRALYNPEIAPVTNMTKEEYKKNNAPTINHFYEKLLLLKDKMNTVKGKEIAAERHHFMETFLAQFYAEWEGLK, translated from the coding sequence ATGAGCGATTCACAACTGATTATTAAAACCATTGCTTTTGTCAAAGAAAAACTAAATGATGCCGAAGGTGGACATGATTGGTTTCATATAGAACGCGTTTTTAAAAATGCAATTTTGATTGCGAAAGAAACAGAGTGTGACCTTACAATTGTACAATTGGGCGCTTTATTACATGATATTGCCGATAGTAAATTTCACAACGGAGACGAAACAATCGGGCCAAAAACAGCAAGAGTGTTTTTAGAGAACGAAAATGTTTCTGAGGACATAATTACCCATGTTGTCAATATCATTGAAAATATCTCTTATAAAGGCGGAAATTTCGAAAGAAAGTTCTCTTCTGTTGAATTGGATATTGTTCAAGATGCTGATCGTCTTGACGCAATTGGTGCCATTGGTGTTGCAAGAGCCTTTAATTATGGCGGATTTAAGAACAGGGCTTTGTACAATCCAGAAATTGCTCCTGTTACCAATATGACAAAAGAGGAGTATAAAAAGAACAATGCTCCAACGATTAATCATTTCTACGAAAAGCTTTTGCTTTTGAAAGATAAAATGAACACAGTAAAAGGAAAAGAAATCGCTGCAGAAAGACATCACTTTATGGAAACTTTCCTTGCTCAATTCTATGCAGAATGGGAAGGGTTAAAGTAG
- a CDS encoding FeoA family protein: protein MQNTIHTLKKGEKAIIKDFDIDLIPLKLLEMGCLPGSLVELLQVAPFGDPLYLDINGSHVAIRIETAREIEVELIKTNL from the coding sequence TTGCAAAATACAATACACACTCTGAAAAAAGGCGAAAAAGCCATTATCAAAGATTTTGATATCGATCTTATTCCACTTAAATTATTAGAAATGGGTTGTCTGCCTGGCAGCTTAGTTGAATTACTACAGGTTGCTCCTTTTGGTGATCCGTTATATTTAGATATTAATGGCTCTCATGTTGCCATTCGTATTGAAACAGCTCGTGAAATTGAAGTTGAACTTATCAAAACCAATTTGTAA
- a CDS encoding lysophospholipid acyltransferase family protein, translated as MEKIISYPISVIYYLLFGLCLVVFHPIQWICLNVFGYQAHKKSVDYLNFCLLKCTNLVGTRYTIEGADTVPKGVPIIFVANHQSMYDIVAMIWYFRRFHCKFVSKKELGSGIPSVSFNLKYGGSVLIDRKDPKQAIPVIKSLSEYIEKNTRSAVIFPEGTRSKTGVPKEFAQSGLKILCKYAPSAYVVPVSINNSWKMVKFGFFPVGLGNHLKFTAHKALAVKDYKFEELMEITEKAVKEGINEYKQV; from the coding sequence ATGGAAAAAATTATTTCTTATCCAATATCGGTAATTTACTATTTATTATTTGGTTTATGTTTGGTTGTTTTTCACCCAATTCAGTGGATTTGTTTAAATGTATTTGGCTACCAAGCTCACAAAAAAAGTGTTGATTATTTAAATTTCTGCCTTTTAAAATGTACCAATCTTGTTGGAACAAGATATACGATTGAAGGCGCAGATACCGTTCCGAAAGGTGTGCCGATCATTTTTGTGGCAAATCACCAAAGTATGTACGATATCGTGGCAATGATTTGGTATTTTAGACGTTTTCATTGTAAATTTGTAAGTAAGAAGGAGTTAGGAAGCGGAATTCCGAGTGTTTCTTTTAATTTGAAATACGGCGGTTCTGTCTTAATTGACCGTAAAGACCCTAAACAAGCAATACCCGTTATTAAAAGCTTGTCTGAATATATCGAAAAAAACACAAGATCTGCCGTTATTTTTCCGGAAGGAACAAGAAGTAAAACGGGTGTACCAAAAGAATTTGCGCAAAGCGGTTTAAAAATTTTATGCAAATATGCACCATCTGCATATGTTGTACCGGTTAGTATCAATAATTCTTGGAAAATGGTAAAATTTGGTTTTTTTCCTGTTGGTTTAGGAAATCACCTAAAATTTACAGCTCACAAAGCTTTAGCTGTCAAAGATTACAAGTTTGAAGAGCTTATGGAGATTACTGAAAAAGCAGTTAAAGAAGGAATAAATGAATATAAACAAGTTTAA
- a CDS encoding M13 family metallopeptidase, producing MKKQFAKPVFGVISAMFAITTAQAQNAPKEPGINVSYMDTNISPSQDFFKYVNGTWLEKTEIPSDRTTWGSFNELIKKTDKDVMAVLQDASKNPKYKSNTDQGKAVNLYNTYLDSIGRNKKGIEPLKPYLKKIDVIKNIADVQKYLVEMEKEGNAGFFGIYIGADDKDSSKNSVNLGPSQLGLPDKDYYASDDKDSKDKRAKYELHVARMLQFIGESPEKAKQSAAEVLALETELSKPRLNRVERRDSRLQYNPMTVAELQKLTPAIKWNEYFAGLGINKLETVIVSEPKYMTALETVFKENKVAQWKEYLKWDLLNNSASKLTTAIDNANFDFYSKTLRGAIKQLPADERALAVVNRSVGEALGKLYVEKVFPAEAKTKALDMIHNVITAYQNRINNLTWMSKDTKAKAIEKLNKITIKVGYPDKWKDYSALTIKSIAEGGTYFDNTKNIALWNFQKSIEKLGKPVDKTEWHMSPQTVNAYYNPSYNEIVFPAAILQPPFYNYQADEAVNYGGIGAVIGHEISHGFDDSGARYNAEGNLVDWWTEDDLKQFTALGTDLANQYSALEPLPGIHVDGNFTLGENIGDLGGINAAYDGLQLYLKAHGNPGLIDGFTPEQRFFISWATVWRTKSRDEAIKNQVKTDPHSPGMYRAYVPIQNVDAFYKAFDIKKGDKMYVEPEKRVKIW from the coding sequence ATGAAAAAACAATTTGCTAAACCTGTGTTTGGTGTGATATCTGCAATGTTTGCAATTACCACAGCCCAAGCTCAAAATGCTCCAAAAGAACCAGGTATTAATGTTTCGTATATGGATACGAATATTAGCCCAAGTCAGGATTTTTTCAAATATGTAAACGGTACTTGGCTAGAAAAAACAGAAATCCCGAGTGATCGTACGACATGGGGAAGTTTTAATGAACTGATTAAGAAAACTGACAAAGATGTTATGGCAGTTTTACAGGACGCTTCAAAGAATCCAAAGTACAAATCTAATACAGATCAAGGAAAAGCGGTTAATCTGTATAATACTTATTTAGATTCTATTGGTAGAAATAAAAAAGGAATCGAGCCATTAAAACCATATCTGAAAAAAATTGATGTAATTAAAAACATTGCCGATGTTCAGAAATATTTGGTTGAAATGGAAAAAGAAGGAAATGCTGGTTTCTTCGGAATTTACATTGGAGCTGATGATAAAGACAGTTCTAAAAACTCTGTAAATTTAGGACCAAGCCAATTAGGACTTCCTGATAAAGATTACTACGCTTCTGATGATAAAGATTCTAAAGACAAACGTGCAAAATACGAATTGCATGTTGCGAGAATGCTTCAGTTTATTGGAGAATCTCCAGAAAAAGCAAAACAAAGTGCTGCTGAGGTTTTAGCTCTTGAAACAGAATTGTCAAAGCCAAGATTAAACAGAGTTGAAAGAAGAGACAGCCGTTTGCAGTACAACCCAATGACGGTTGCTGAACTTCAAAAATTAACTCCTGCTATCAAATGGAACGAATATTTTGCTGGTTTAGGAATTAATAAATTGGAAACTGTAATTGTTTCTGAGCCTAAATACATGACGGCTTTAGAAACTGTTTTCAAAGAAAACAAAGTGGCACAATGGAAAGAATACCTAAAATGGGATTTATTAAACAACTCTGCAAGTAAATTGACAACAGCAATTGATAATGCGAATTTCGATTTTTACAGCAAAACATTAAGAGGTGCAATTAAACAGCTTCCTGCAGATGAAAGAGCACTTGCAGTGGTAAACCGTAGTGTTGGTGAAGCGCTTGGGAAATTGTATGTAGAGAAAGTTTTTCCTGCTGAAGCAAAAACAAAAGCGCTTGATATGATTCATAATGTTATCACGGCTTACCAAAACCGTATTAACAATTTAACTTGGATGTCTAAAGACACTAAGGCAAAAGCAATCGAAAAGTTGAATAAAATTACCATAAAAGTTGGGTATCCAGATAAATGGAAAGATTATTCTGCATTAACAATTAAAAGTATTGCTGAAGGCGGAACGTACTTTGATAATACTAAAAATATTGCACTTTGGAATTTCCAAAAAAGCATTGAAAAATTAGGTAAACCAGTTGATAAAACAGAGTGGCATATGTCTCCTCAAACGGTAAATGCTTACTACAATCCATCTTATAACGAAATTGTATTCCCTGCTGCAATCTTACAACCGCCATTCTACAATTACCAAGCTGATGAAGCAGTTAATTATGGTGGAATTGGTGCTGTAATTGGTCACGAGATTTCTCACGGATTTGATGATTCTGGTGCGCGTTACAATGCAGAAGGAAATTTGGTTGACTGGTGGACAGAAGATGATTTGAAACAATTCACTGCTCTTGGAACAGATTTAGCAAATCAATACAGCGCTCTTGAGCCTCTGCCAGGAATTCACGTTGACGGTAATTTTACTTTAGGTGAAAACATTGGTGATTTAGGCGGAATTAACGCTGCTTATGATGGTTTGCAATTGTATTTGAAAGCTCATGGAAATCCAGGTTTAATCGACGGATTTACTCCAGAACAGCGTTTCTTTATTTCTTGGGCTACAGTTTGGAGAACAAAATCTAGAGATGAAGCAATCAAAAATCAAGTAAAAACAGATCCGCACTCACCAGGAATGTACAGAGCTTATGTGCCAATTCAGAATGTTGATGCTTTCTACAAAGCTTTCGATATTAAGAAAGGGGATAAAATGTATGTTGAACCAGAAAAACGAGTTAAAATCTGGTAA
- a CDS encoding SCO family protein codes for MKSLLYKYRKFFIVLIVFSVVTISLFYSALKPKKTLPIYNPADVNPELVDSTVQYKSKYHTIADFSFINQNGDTITQKNYEGKIYVADFFFTTCGSICPKMSTNLVEVQKAVLNNPKVMLLSHTVFPEVDSVSVLKAYAIKYGVVDSKWNLVTGDKKEIYTMARKSYLAVKLGRPDQLYDMVHTENFVLVDQKRRVRGFYDGTNKEDVKRLLEDIEFLSQE; via the coding sequence ATGAAATCGCTTTTATATAAATACCGAAAATTCTTTATTGTTCTAATAGTATTTTCGGTTGTTACCATATCTTTGTTTTATTCTGCTTTAAAACCCAAAAAAACACTTCCGATTTATAATCCAGCCGATGTTAATCCTGAATTGGTAGACAGCACTGTTCAATATAAAAGCAAGTACCACACAATTGCAGATTTTTCTTTTATTAATCAAAATGGCGATACCATTACCCAAAAAAATTACGAAGGAAAAATTTATGTTGCCGATTTCTTCTTTACCACTTGCGGATCGATCTGCCCAAAGATGTCAACCAATTTGGTTGAAGTTCAAAAAGCGGTTTTGAATAATCCGAAAGTAATGTTGCTTTCTCACACCGTTTTTCCTGAAGTTGACAGTGTTTCTGTTTTAAAAGCTTATGCCATTAAATATGGTGTTGTGGATAGCAAATGGAACTTGGTTACTGGAGATAAAAAAGAAATCTACACGATGGCCAGAAAATCATATTTGGCTGTGAAACTTGGCAGACCAGATCAGCTTTATGATATGGTACATACTGAGAATTTTGTTTTGGTCGATCAAAAGCGCCGCGTTAGAGGTTTTTATGACGGAACAAATAAAGAAGATGTAAAACGTCTTTTAGAAGACATCGAATTCCTTTCTCAAGAGTAA
- the feoB gene encoding ferrous iron transport protein B, which translates to MSVQNINVALIGNPNTGKTSVFNQLTGLNQQVGNYPGITVEKKMGFCKLPNNIKANILDLPGTYSLNASSMDESVVIELLLNKNDKLYPDVAVVVTDVENLKRNLLIYTQIKDLEIPTILVINMSDRMERKGISLDIPYLEEKLKTKIALVSSRKGLGIQELKELIVSYKTIPHEPCLNASVIDPEYFQKLQKAFPNQLMYKLWLVITQDVNFLNLDRNEIRSTFTKSHSELKRLQQKETIKRYQFINDVLKEGLKIDASMAKDIRAKLDRVLTHKVFGYVIFFAILFLIFQSIFSWSTIPMDFIDSTFASLSSWVAAELPSGILTDLLSQGIIPGIGGVIIFIPQIAFLFLFISILEESGYMSRVVFLMDKIMRKFGLSGKSVVPLISGTACAIPAIMATRNIENWKERLITILVTPFTTCSARLPVYAIIISLVIPSKRVFGVLNLQGLTLMALYVLGFFTAILSAYILNKVLKLDSKTYFVVEMPSYKMPLLKNVGINVVEKTKAFIVGAGKIILAISVILWFLASYGPGKEFNEAETIVKERFANTTLDETQFENEVNSQKLENSYIGLMGRAIEPAIQPLGYDWKIGIALISSFAAREVFVGTLATIYSVGDTDNESTIKSKMQAEVRPDTGKKVFDFATGISLLLFYAFAMQCASTLAITKKETNSWKWPAMQLFLMSGLAYFTALIAYQLLK; encoded by the coding sequence ATGAGTGTTCAGAATATAAATGTTGCCCTTATCGGAAATCCAAATACCGGAAAAACTTCTGTTTTTAATCAATTAACAGGTCTTAACCAGCAAGTTGGAAATTACCCAGGAATTACAGTGGAGAAAAAAATGGGTTTTTGCAAGTTGCCCAATAATATCAAAGCTAATATTCTAGACTTACCAGGAACGTACAGTTTGAACGCTAGTTCTATGGACGAAAGTGTGGTAATTGAACTTTTGCTAAATAAAAATGATAAATTATATCCAGATGTAGCAGTTGTTGTAACAGATGTAGAAAATCTGAAACGAAATTTACTGATTTACACTCAGATAAAAGATCTTGAAATTCCAACGATTTTGGTCATCAATATGTCTGATCGTATGGAGCGTAAAGGAATTTCTTTGGATATTCCCTATTTAGAAGAAAAACTAAAAACTAAAATTGCTTTAGTCAGTTCAAGAAAAGGTTTAGGGATTCAAGAATTAAAAGAACTGATTGTTTCTTATAAAACAATTCCGCACGAACCTTGCTTGAATGCGTCTGTAATTGATCCTGAATATTTTCAAAAATTGCAAAAAGCATTTCCAAACCAATTGATGTATAAATTGTGGCTGGTAATTACGCAAGATGTTAATTTTTTGAACTTAGACCGTAATGAAATACGAAGCACTTTTACCAAATCACATTCAGAATTAAAGCGTTTACAACAGAAAGAAACCATCAAAAGATATCAATTTATCAATGATGTTTTAAAAGAAGGTTTAAAGATTGATGCTTCGATGGCGAAAGATATTCGAGCAAAATTAGACCGTGTTTTAACACATAAGGTCTTTGGTTATGTGATTTTCTTTGCCATTTTATTCTTGATTTTCCAATCGATTTTTAGCTGGTCCACTATTCCAATGGATTTCATTGACAGCACTTTCGCTTCTTTGAGCAGCTGGGTTGCGGCAGAATTGCCAAGTGGTATTTTGACCGATTTACTTTCACAAGGAATTATTCCAGGAATTGGTGGAGTTATTATTTTTATTCCGCAGATTGCTTTCTTGTTTTTATTCATTTCGATTTTAGAAGAAAGTGGTTATATGAGCCGTGTTGTATTCTTAATGGATAAAATCATGCGCAAATTTGGACTTTCAGGAAAAAGTGTTGTGCCTTTAATTTCTGGAACTGCCTGTGCCATTCCGGCAATTATGGCTACTCGAAATATTGAAAATTGGAAAGAACGCCTTATTACGATCTTAGTAACGCCATTCACCACTTGTTCAGCGAGATTACCTGTTTATGCTATTATCATTTCGCTTGTAATTCCGAGCAAACGTGTTTTTGGAGTTTTAAATCTTCAAGGATTAACGCTTATGGCGCTTTATGTCTTAGGTTTTTTTACAGCCATTTTATCGGCATATATCTTGAATAAAGTTTTAAAGTTAGATTCTAAAACGTATTTCGTTGTTGAAATGCCAAGTTATAAAATGCCTCTTTTGAAAAATGTTGGAATCAACGTTGTAGAAAAAACAAAAGCTTTTATTGTTGGTGCAGGAAAAATTATCTTGGCCATATCTGTTATTCTTTGGTTTTTGGCCTCATACGGACCTGGAAAAGAATTCAATGAAGCAGAAACTATTGTAAAAGAAAGATTTGCCAATACCACTTTGGATGAAACTCAGTTTGAAAATGAAGTTAATTCTCAAAAACTAGAGAACTCTTATATTGGATTAATGGGACGCGCTATCGAACCAGCAATTCAGCCTTTGGGTTACGATTGGAAAATCGGAATTGCCTTAATCAGTTCGTTTGCAGCCCGTGAAGTTTTCGTAGGAACGTTGGCAACCATTTACAGTGTTGGAGATACCGATAACGAATCGACCATAAAAAGCAAAATGCAGGCAGAAGTTCGTCCAGATACAGGCAAAAAAGTATTTGATTTTGCAACCGGAATTTCTTTATTGCTATTTTATGCTTTTGCGATGCAATGCGCCAGTACATTGGCAATCACCAAAAAAGAAACCAATTCTTGGAAATGGCCTGCAATGCAACTATTTTTAATGAGTGGTCTCGCTTATTTTACCGCATTAATTGCGTATCAACTTTTAAAATAA
- a CDS encoding c-type cytochrome translates to MRKVLFLAAVLAFASCKKEGSESTNTAIESISEGESAKAKSPEELGKQLFEGAGNCFACHQPDQKVIGPSIKEIAKIYRDKNGDIVTFLKGNAEPIVDPSQFEVMKTNFAITQAMSDEELKAIETYIYSQLK, encoded by the coding sequence ATGAGAAAGGTTTTATTTTTAGCTGCTGTTTTAGCTTTTGCTTCTTGTAAAAAAGAAGGTTCTGAATCTACCAATACAGCAATAGAATCTATTTCTGAAGGCGAATCGGCGAAAGCCAAAAGTCCAGAAGAATTAGGAAAGCAACTTTTTGAAGGAGCTGGAAATTGTTTTGCATGCCACCAGCCAGATCAAAAAGTAATTGGACCAAGCATTAAAGAAATTGCGAAAATCTACAGAGACAAAAACGGCGATATTGTGACTTTCTTAAAAGGAAATGCAGAACCAATTGTAGACCCGAGTCAGTTTGAGGTTATGAAAACCAATTTTGCTATTACTCAGGCAATGTCTGACGAAGAATTAAAAGCAATTGAAACTTACATTTACAGTCAGTTGAAATAA
- a CDS encoding FeoB-associated Cys-rich membrane protein: MFQEIIAFAILGFAVAFLIKKFFFKSKKKKDCGSGTDCGCP, translated from the coding sequence ATGTTTCAGGAAATAATAGCCTTTGCCATATTAGGATTTGCAGTTGCCTTTTTGATTAAAAAGTTCTTCTTTAAATCGAAAAAGAAAAAAGACTGCGGTAGTGGAACCGATTGTGGATGTCCTTAA
- the rnpA gene encoding ribonuclease P protein component, translated as MNFTYPKNERLKSKTTIGLLFSNGKSVSKYPLRLVYRQAEANSEEQTKIGVSVSKKYFKKAVDRNYFKRVLRETYRLNKHLLLDNLDQPYSIMLFYQTKDRLSYEEINTKMIQLFEKFTAQINKPLDSEPKTEA; from the coding sequence ATGAACTTTACTTACCCTAAAAATGAGCGTTTAAAAAGCAAAACGACAATTGGATTACTGTTTTCTAATGGAAAATCGGTGTCCAAATATCCGCTTCGTTTGGTTTACCGTCAAGCGGAAGCAAATTCAGAAGAACAAACCAAAATTGGCGTTTCAGTTTCTAAGAAATATTTCAAGAAAGCTGTTGATCGAAATTACTTCAAAAGAGTTTTGAGAGAAACCTATCGATTAAACAAACATTTGCTTTTGGACAATTTGGATCAGCCGTATTCGATAATGCTTTTTTATCAGACCAAAGACCGTTTATCTTACGAAGAAATCAATACTAAAATGATTCAATTGTTTGAGAAATTTACAGCTCAAATCAACAAACCTTTAGATTCTGAACCAAAAACCGAAGCGTAA
- a CDS encoding alpha/beta fold hydrolase, with the protein MNTKKTLLFFLFICFSLSGISQTPTDLKRETNNTFITSDGVPLFLKVSGKGEVCIFVHGGPGAWSKSFEEFGGNVLEDKLKMCYYDQRGCGRSGSSTDNNYSLERMIDDIEEIRTYLKASKVFVIGHSFGGILASKYAEKYPQRVKGLILLNATLDINNSLLNQIAFMGKTLGQDFSVKDKDSILSTFFEAKKKIKKADLDYKILSDNRVNVEKLDSIDNSEKRNSSFAKHALSGPLYFSDFTKETSSIKVPTLIISGTKDHNIGPEHYHLFKFPNQEVQIIDGGHILYYEQNKEFKNAVERFVHARK; encoded by the coding sequence ATGAATACAAAAAAAACTTTACTTTTCTTTTTATTTATATGTTTCTCGCTAAGCGGAATTAGTCAAACACCAACAGATTTAAAACGAGAAACAAATAACACTTTTATAACTTCAGATGGAGTCCCTTTATTTTTGAAAGTTTCTGGAAAAGGCGAAGTCTGCATTTTTGTGCATGGAGGTCCTGGCGCTTGGAGCAAATCTTTTGAAGAGTTTGGAGGAAATGTACTTGAAGATAAACTAAAAATGTGTTATTATGATCAAAGAGGCTGTGGCCGATCTGGATCTTCGACAGATAATAATTACAGTTTGGAGAGAATGATTGATGATATTGAGGAAATTCGAACTTATCTTAAAGCCTCAAAAGTATTTGTAATCGGGCATTCTTTCGGCGGAATTTTGGCTAGTAAATATGCGGAAAAATATCCTCAACGTGTAAAAGGTTTAATTCTGTTGAATGCTACTCTAGACATAAACAATTCCCTTTTGAATCAAATCGCTTTTATGGGAAAAACTCTTGGACAAGATTTTAGTGTAAAGGACAAAGATTCAATTCTAAGCACTTTCTTTGAAGCTAAAAAGAAAATTAAAAAAGCAGATTTGGATTATAAAATACTATCTGACAACAGAGTAAATGTCGAAAAACTGGACAGCATTGATAATAGCGAAAAAAGAAATTCTTCTTTTGCAAAGCACGCGTTAAGTGGTCCATTGTATTTTAGTGATTTTACAAAAGAAACCAGTTCGATTAAAGTTCCAACTTTAATAATCTCTGGGACAAAAGACCATAACATTGGTCCAGAACATTATCATTTATTTAAATTCCCAAATCAAGAAGTTCAAATTATTGATGGTGGGCATATTTTGTATTACGAACAGAATAAAGAGTTTAAGAATGCGGTTGAGAGATTTGTTCATGCTAGAAAGTAA